The following are from one region of the Quercus robur chromosome 1, dhQueRobu3.1, whole genome shotgun sequence genome:
- the LOC126719696 gene encoding transcription repressor MYB5-like, whose protein sequence is MRNPSASAGTGTGTGRGGGGGSSGKSTPCCVKVGLKRGPWTPEEDELLSNYIKKEGEGRWRTLPKRAGLLRCGKSCRLRWMNYLRPSVKRGQIAPDEEDLILRLHRLLGNRWSLIAGRIPGRTDNEIKNYWNTHLSKKLISQGIDPRTHKPLNPDSSSSGGTGGNNAKASSSKTNRTVPNPNNSSPATSPAVEESTPSGSGIMTIKDSGYFQSANLDQYHASGIVINGGYATLPNSDGSAGIGLRSSNNGLSPEDEDDINYGSDDVFSSFLNSLINEEAFTAQHQFQQQTITNGIASVSADPLISITASSFGLGAGWESALMTSTFNQSDTKRPVNDQIE, encoded by the exons atgagaaacccATCAGCATCAGCAGGAACAGGTACAGGAACAGGAAGAGGAGGAGGTGGTGGGAGTTCTGGCAAGTCGACACCGTGCTGCGTCAAAGTGGGGCTGAAGAGAGGGCCGTGGACGCCGGAGGAGGATGAGCTTCTTTCCAATTACATCAAGAAAGAAGGTGAAGGGCGGTGGCGAACGCTGCCAAAGCGAGCTGGGCTTCTTCGCTGTGGTAAGAGCTGTAGGCTCCGATGGATGAACTATCTCCGCCCTTCTGTTAAGCGCGGCCAGATCGCTCCTGATGAAGAAGATCTCATTCTTCGACTCCATCGCCTACTCGGCAATAG GTGGTCATTGATAGCTGGAAGAATTCCTGGACGTACTGATAATGAGATAAAGAATTACTGGAACACTCACCTCAGCAAGAAGTTGATCAGCCAAGGCATAGATCCAAGAACCCACAAGCCTTTAAACCCAGATTCATCCTCTTCTGGAGGCACTGGTGGAAATAATGCTAAAGCTTCTTCATCAAAAACCAATCGTACTGTCCCAAACCCTAATAACTCTAGTCCTGCCACTTCTCCAGCTGTAGAAGAGAGTACTCCTAGTGGCAGTGGAATAATGACCATCAAGGATAGTGGGTACTTCCAAAGTGCTAATTTGGATCAATATCATGCTTCAGGGATCGTTATCAATGGTGGCTATGCAACTTTGCCAAACTCAGATGGTTCAGCTGGAATTGGATTGAGAAGCAGCAACAATGGACTTAGCCctgaagatgaagatgacaTAAATTACGGCTCTGATGATGTGTTCTCTTCCTTCTTGAATTCATTGATCAATGAAGAGGCATTCACTGCCCAACACCAATTCCAACAACAGACTATTACTAATGGGATTGCATCGGTGTCTGCTGATCCTTTGATTTCGATCACTGCTTCGAGTTTTGGCCTTGGGGCTGGCTGGGAGTCTGCACTCATGACCTCCACTTTCAACCAAAGTGATACCAAGAGGCCTGTCAATGATCAGATTGAATAG